A stretch of Onychomys torridus chromosome 2, mOncTor1.1, whole genome shotgun sequence DNA encodes these proteins:
- the Ifne gene encoding interferon epsilon gives MLLKQLPETVLLLLAFCTVSSLDSKLILFQSRMDGESLQLLKALPISSSQQCLAHRKNFLLPWQPVSRHQYQKGHALAVLHEILQQTFSLFQTHISLGIWEESRIERVLAALHQQLTYMESLAGLKAEPKSGGSSVQSLRLQIKAYFRRIHDYLENQRHSSCAWIIVQVELNRCMVFVFRLTGWLSKQALDP, from the coding sequence ATGCTCCTCAAACAGCTCCCTGAAACGGTGTTGCTGCTGTTGGCTTTTTGCACTGTCTCCTCCCTAGACTCGAAATTGATTCTCTTCCAATCAAGAATGGATGGAGAAAGTCTTCAGCTACTGAAAGCTTTGCCAATCTCATCCAGCCAGCAGTGTCTAGCACACAGGAAAAATTTCCTGCTTCCTTGGCAGCCTGTGAGTCGTCACCAGTACCAAAAGGGACATGCCCTGGCTGTTCTGCACGAGATCCTCCAGCAGACCTTCAGCCTCTTCCAGACACATATTTCTCTGGGCATTTGGGAGGAAAGCCGTATAGAGAGAGTCCTAGCTGCGCTTCACCAACAGCTGACATACATGGAGTCACTAGCTGGGCTGAAAGCAGAGCCGAAGAGTGGAGGCTCCAGTGTGCAGAGCCTTAGGTTACAGATTAAAGCATACTTCAGGAGGATCCACGACTACTTGGAAAACCAGAGGCACAGCAGCTGTGCCTGGATCATTGTCCAGGTAGAACTCAACCGCTGTATGGTCTTTGTGTTCAGGCTCACAGGATGGCTGAGCAAACAAGCACTAGACCCTTGA